One Osmerus mordax isolate fOsmMor3 chromosome 25, fOsmMor3.pri, whole genome shotgun sequence DNA window includes the following coding sequences:
- the LOC136933640 gene encoding serine rich and transmembrane domain containing 1, which translates to MSGMDPSSEDLDGAGISPDNGAFPRFSPTSSVSAAAAGSRQESVYVYVWVFLSLLAFLLTLLVVALHRLKNIITSSSSAPPDAGSEGGSSFTNMEICSISSQRSTVSSLYT; encoded by the coding sequence ATGTCAGGGATGGACCCCTCGTCAGAGGACCTCGACGGGGCCGGCATCTCCCCCGACAACGGCGCGTTCCCCCGGTTCTCCCCGACCTCCTCCGtgtcggcggcggcggcggggaGCCGCCAGGAGAGCGTGTACGTGTACGTGTGGGTCTTCCTGAGCCTGCTGGCGTTCCTGCTCACGCTGCTCGTCGTCGCCCTCCACAGGCTGAAGAACATCATCACGTCCTCGTCCTCAGCGCCGCCCGACGCCGGCAGCGAGGGGGGGAGCTCCTTCACCAACATGGAGATCTGCAGCATCTCCTCGCAGAGGTCCACCGTGTCCTCGCtgtacacctga
- the nbeaa gene encoding LOW QUALITY PROTEIN: neurobeachin a (The sequence of the model RefSeq protein was modified relative to this genomic sequence to represent the inferred CDS: inserted 1 base in 1 codon; deleted 1 base in 1 codon), whose translation MFSEIRAVFSRRHLLQNTGLEVFMANRTSVMFNFPDQATVKRVVYSLPRVGVGTSYGLPQARRISLATPRQLFKSSNMTQRWQRREISNFEYLMFLNTIAGRTYNDLNQYPVFPWVLTNYDSEXLDLTLPGNFRDLSKPIGALNPKRAAFYAERFETWEEDGTAPHHYTTLYSTADTTLLWMLRIEPFTTFFLNANDSKFDHPDRAFSGIGRAWRNCQRDTADVKELIPEFYYLPEMFVNSNEYELGVREDGVGVCDVELPTWAKKPEDFVRINRMALESEFVSCQLHQWIDLIFGYKQRGPEAIRALNVFNFLSYEGSVNLDVLDATQREVMEAQIQACGQTPSQLLIEPHPPRSSAMHLCFLPQSPLMFKDQMQQDVIMVLKFPSNSPVTHVAANTLPHLSVPAAVTVTCSRLFAVNRWHNTVGLRGAPGYSLEQAHHLPIEMDPLIANNSGVNKRQITDLVDQSIQINTHCFVVTADNRYILVCGFWDKSFRVYSTETGKLTQIVFGHWDVVTCLARSESYIGGDCYIVSGSRDATLLLWYWSGRHHIIGDNPNNSDYPAPRAVLTGHDHEVVCVSVCAELGLVISGAKEGPCLVHTITGDLLRALEGPELCQRPRLISVSSEGHCIIGYERGRFCNFSINGKLLAQMEVNDSTRAILLSSDGQNLVTGGDNGVVEVWQACDFKQLYIYPGCDAGIRAMDLSHDQRTLITGMASGSIVAFNIDFNRWHYEHQNRY comes from the exons ATGTTCAGTGAGATCAGAGCCGTGTTCTCCAGACGACACCTACTACAGAACACTGGACTGGAGGTGTTCATGGCCAACCGCA cctctgTGATGTTTAACTTCCCAGACCAGGCCACAGTGAAGAGGGTGGTGTACAGCCTGCCACGAGTGGGAGTGGGCACCAGCTACGGCCTGCCACAGGCCag gcgtATCTCCTTGGCCACCCCTCGCCAGCTGTTTAAGTCGTCCAACATGACCCAGCgctggcagaggagagagatctcCAACTTTGAGTACCTCATGTTCCTTAACACCATCGCAG GGAGGACGTATAATGATCTGAACCAGTAC CCGGTCTTCCCCTGGGTTCTGACCAACTACGACTCTG GACTGGACCTCACTCTGCCCGGCAACTTCAGAGACCTGTCCAAG CCAATCGGAGCGCTGAATCCCAAGCGGGCGGCGTTCTACGCGGAGCGGTTTGAGACGTGGGAGGAGGACGGGACGGCGCCGCATCACTACACCACGCTGTACTCCACCGCTGACACCACCCTGCTGTGGATGCTTCGGATT GAACCCTTCACAACCTTCTTCCTCAACGCAAACGACAGCAAGTTTGACCACCCCGACAGAGCCTTCTCCGGCATCGGCCGTGCCTGGAGGAACTGCCAGAGGGACACCGCGGACGTCAAG GAGCTGATCCCCGAGTTCTACTACCTGCCGGAGATGTTTGTGAACAGCAACGAGTACGAGCTGGGCGTGCGCGAGGACGGCGTGGGCGTGTGCGACGTGGAGCTGCCCACCTGGGCCAAGAAGCCGGAGGACTTTGTCCGGATCAACCGCATG gctcTGGAGAGTGAGTTTGTGTCCTGTCAGCTCCACCAGTGGATCGACCTGATCTTCGGGTACAAGCAGCGAGGCCCCGAGGCGATCAGGGCGCTCAACGTCTTCAACTTCCTGTCCTACGAGGGCTCCGTCAACCTGGACGTCCTGGACGCCACGCAGCGCGAG GTGATGGAGGCCCAGATCCAGGCATGCGGCCAGACTCCGTCCCAGCTGCTCATCGAGCCACACCCCCCTCGCTCCTCCGCCATGCACCTG TGTTTCCTCCCCCAGAGTCCCCTGATGTTTAAGGACCAGATGCAGCAGGATGTCATCATGGTGCTCAAGTTTCCCTCCAACTCCCCGGTCACCCACGTGGCGGCCAACACTCTGCCCCACCTCAGCGTTCCCGCCGCCGTCACCGTCACCTGCAGCCGCTTGTTTGCCGTCAACCGCTGGCACAACAccgtcg gtCTGCGTGGAGCGCCAGGCTACTCTCTGGAACAGGCCCATCACCTTCCCATCGAAATGGACCCTCTCATTG ctaacAACTCGGGGGTGAACAAGCGTCAGATCACAGATCTAGTGGACCAGAGCATTCAGATCAACACACACTGCTTCGTGGTTACCGCCGACAACCGCTACATCCTGGTGTGCGGTTTCTGGGACAAGAGCTTTCGGGTCTACTCTACTGAAACTg GTAAGCTGACCCAGATCGTGTTTGGCCACTGGGACGTGGTGACGTGCCTGGCCCGGTCCGAGTCCTACATCGGGGGAGACTGCTACATCGTGTCTGGCTCCAGAGACGCCACGCTGCTGCTCTGGTACTGGAGCGGGCGGCACCACATCATAGGAGACAACCCCAACAACA GTGACTACCCTGCTCCCAGAGCCGTGCTGACTGGTCATGACcatgaggtggtgtgtgtgtccgtctgcgCGGAGCTGGGTCTAGTCATCAGTGGGGCtaaag aGGGCCCGTGCCTGGTCCACACCATCACAGGGGACCTGCTGAGGGCCCTGGAGGGCCCGGAGCTGTGCCAGCGGCCCCGCCTCATCTCCGTGTCCAGCGAGGGCCACTGCATCATCGGCTACGAGCGAGGCCGCTTCTGCAACTTCAGTATCAACGGCAAACTGCTGGCCCAGATGGAGGTCAACGACTCCACCAGG gccatcCTGCTGAGCAGTGACGGGCAGAACCTGGTGACGGGCGGGGACAACggtgtggtggaggtgtggcAGGCCTGCGACTTCAAACAGCTCTACATCTACCCCGGCTGCGACGCCGGGATCCGCGCTATGGACCTTTCGCAtgaccagag GACCCTGATCACGGGCATGGCGTCCGGCAGCATCGTGGCGTTCAACATCGACTTCAACCGCTGGCACTACGAACACCAGAACAGGTACtga